ACAAGACGCTGTTACGGGATTTAATTAGAGCAGCTGACTCTTAATCGCTTAGAACTGCTGGCGGATTTTGTCGGCTAGGGATTCGCCCTGGGCGTTGAACCAATCGTCGCCTGCCGTTGCGGGAATTTCCGTTTGAATATTGGCCTGCAATAGTTTCTGCGAGGATTCCTGCCAGTAGATGCCACGCATTTTTAGGACGGCGGGACCCGCATCGCCATTTCCGCTGAGAATTTCGGCGTGGCTTGCCACCGGGAACTGGCAGCCCGCATTCAGAGCCTTCAAAAAGGACATTTCGGCAAGAGCGATGCCGAAGGTTTCGGGATGGTTGACGGCAGCGAGAAGGGGAAGAAGTTCGGGACTGGATCCTTCGTCGCTACGCTCCTCAGGATGACATGATAGAGAGCGTTCCTCGCAATGACACTTGTCAGACAGAGTCTCGATAGCAAGAATTCCCTGGCCGGAAGCGGGCAAGACCTGCTCTACGCTGAAATATTCCGTCACCTGTTCTGCAAGGCCCATACGCTTGAGACCTGCAGCCGCAAGGACCACACCGTCCAATTCCGCAAGTTTTGCAAGGCGGGTCTGAATGTTCCCGCGGATAGGAACGTACTCCAGGTCCGGCCGGAGAGCCTTCAGCTGAACCACCCGGCGGATACTGCCCGTACCGACGCGGGCACCTGCAGGCAGGTCCATAAACTTGATGCCCTTTGCACCGCCCTTCGAAACAAAAGCATCACGAGGGTCTTCCCGCTCCAGCACAGCGGCAAGCTTGAATTCTGGCAGCACCTGGGCAGGCATGTCCTTGAGGCTGTGGACGGCAATGTCCGCACGGCCCTCCAAAAGTGCCACTTCCAGTTCCTTGATAAAGACGCCCTTGCCACCAAAGCTTGCAAGGGACTTGTCCAGACGGCGGTCCCCTTCGGTGGTCATGGAGACCAGTTCGTAATTCACGTCTTCGCCCAAGGCTTTAGCGCAGGCGACCAGGCGGTCCGCCACCAGGCGGGTCTGGGTCATGGCAAGTTCACTCTTGCGGGTGGCTATGCGAATGGTTTTCACAGGTTGGCCTCCAGGCATTTCAGGAACACCTTCACGTCTTCGGGACTGTTAGAATCCTTCACCTTGTACAAGAAATCGTTGGCCATCTTCTTGGCGAAACGCTCGTACATCATGGCGATTTTCTTTGCGGAGGCTTCGTCCAGGTTAGGGAGCGAGGCCAGCAGCTTTCCGGACTCTTCCCCAGCGGTCTTGACCATCTTATCGGCCAGCACATGAATGCCCTTCGCCACCTCGTCCATACGGCACCAGGAGAGGAATTCTTCCAAACCCTCTTGCAAAATCTTTTGGGCGGCGTCCAGTTCCGCCATGCGGAGCCTGCGATTCTCGGAGACGATTTTTTCCAGGTCGTCCACGCACACATACTGCACATTGGGCAGGTCGCCGATGGAAGGTTCGGCATTGCGGGGGCTGCCCAGGTCGATGACGAGGCGCTGGGGCTCGTTTTCGGATGACGACGTTTTTGCGAGGGGAGATCCCCGCCTTGGTTCGACTTCGCTCACCACAGGTTGCGGGGATGACAAAGAAAGGGGTGCTGCGTCTTTTAAAGCACGAACGAATTCATCCCTTGTCACAATAGGTTCCTGGCAGGCGCTGCACAGAATAACCACGTCGCAGTCCGAAAGCACCTTGTAACGGTCCTCGAAAGGCACCGGCGTCAACACGTCGGCAAACTTCTGGGCATTGGCAAAGGTCTTGCTGCTGGCGTAAATGTGGGTAGTATTCTCTTGCACATACTTGAGCATCAGGGAACCCATCTCCCCAAGGCCAACGATATAGACCGTCTTGTTTTCCAAATCCCCGAAGGTCTTTTGCACCTGTTTCATGGCAAGAAACGGGATATTGCAAGACAGCTTGCTCAGGTTGGTTTCGGTCTTGATGCGCTTGGTGGTGTGAATGGCCTCTTGAAAGAGCTTGTTCAGGACAATTCCCGTGCCGTGAAGCTGGTGAGCCGTCTCGTAGGCACGACCAATCTGGTGTAGAATCTGGTCTTCGCCCATGGCCACGCTGTCCAGGCCCGCACACACGTTCATCACATGCCTAGCCACGTCATCGCCTTCCTTGTAGTAGAAGTACGATGCGTAACTGCCGTAATCTTGGTGAACCAGGCCACACACATACTGCACGAGGTCTCTCTCGCAAAGAGGCCTGTCGCTTGCCACGTAAATTTCGGTGCGGTTACAGGTGGCAAGAATCAATAACTCGTCAAAGGGGGATTCTTGCAGCGCCCAGGTCTTGATATCCATGGGGATATAAAATTTTTCACGGATGGCAATCTCTGCCACCTTGTGGTTCATTCCAGCCATGTAAACCTTACGCACCAATCAAACCACCTTTTGCAAATAGGGCAAAACCACTTCCAGAATCTGACGGTGGCTTGCGTGGCCGCCGTTCAGAATTTCCACACGGATCCTTGGCAGTGCCGGGAAGGCAAATGTCAAGTCCCCCACCAAATCTAGAATTTTGTGGAGGGCGGGTTCTTCGGCCACCCGA
The nucleotide sequence above comes from Fibrobacter sp.. Encoded proteins:
- the hemC gene encoding hydroxymethylbilane synthase translates to MPGGQPVKTIRIATRKSELAMTQTRLVADRLVACAKALGEDVNYELVSMTTEGDRRLDKSLASFGGKGVFIKELEVALLEGRADIAVHSLKDMPAQVLPEFKLAAVLEREDPRDAFVSKGGAKGIKFMDLPAGARVGTGSIRRVVQLKALRPDLEYVPIRGNIQTRLAKLAELDGVVLAAAGLKRMGLAEQVTEYFSVEQVLPASGQGILAIETLSDKCHCEERSLSCHPEERSDEGSSPELLPLLAAVNHPETFGIALAEMSFLKALNAGCQFPVASHAEILSGNGDAGPAVLKMRGIYWQESSQKLLQANIQTEIPATAGDDWFNAQGESLADKIRQQF
- a CDS encoding glutamyl-tRNA reductase — encoded protein: MRKVYMAGMNHKVAEIAIREKFYIPMDIKTWALQESPFDELLILATCNRTEIYVASDRPLCERDLVQYVCGLVHQDYGSYASYFYYKEGDDVARHVMNVCAGLDSVAMGEDQILHQIGRAYETAHQLHGTGIVLNKLFQEAIHTTKRIKTETNLSKLSCNIPFLAMKQVQKTFGDLENKTVYIVGLGEMGSLMLKYVQENTTHIYASSKTFANAQKFADVLTPVPFEDRYKVLSDCDVVILCSACQEPIVTRDEFVRALKDAAPLSLSSPQPVVSEVEPRRGSPLAKTSSSENEPQRLVIDLGSPRNAEPSIGDLPNVQYVCVDDLEKIVSENRRLRMAELDAAQKILQEGLEEFLSWCRMDEVAKGIHVLADKMVKTAGEESGKLLASLPNLDEASAKKIAMMYERFAKKMANDFLYKVKDSNSPEDVKVFLKCLEANL